A section of the Pseudomonas flavescens genome encodes:
- a CDS encoding SDR family NAD(P)-dependent oxidoreductase produces MNSQNLTPGKAVYADLAERTVLISGGATGIGRALVQAFARQGARTAFVDIDDKHGQALASQLSEAGHQVRFLRCDITDIKAYQAAIHKIAEQFGPITALLNNAANDVRHALDSISAERFDDLIAVNLRHATFATQAVVPMMRQAGGGSIINFGSVGWMMASAGYPVYAASKAATHGLTRGLARDLGKDRIRVNTLVPGWVMTEKQLAMWVDESAKEQIRQNQCMPGQLLPEHIADMALFLASDAAAMCTAQNFIVDGGWV; encoded by the coding sequence ATGAATAGCCAGAATCTGACCCCAGGCAAGGCCGTGTACGCCGACCTGGCCGAGCGCACCGTGCTGATTTCCGGTGGCGCCACCGGCATTGGCCGGGCATTGGTGCAAGCCTTCGCCCGTCAGGGTGCACGTACCGCGTTCGTCGATATCGACGACAAACACGGCCAGGCCCTGGCCAGCCAGTTGAGCGAGGCGGGGCACCAGGTGCGCTTCCTGCGCTGCGACATCACCGACATCAAGGCCTACCAGGCGGCCATCCACAAGATTGCCGAACAGTTCGGGCCGATCACCGCCTTGCTCAACAACGCCGCCAACGACGTTCGCCACGCGCTGGATTCGATCAGTGCCGAGCGCTTCGACGACCTGATCGCGGTCAACCTGCGCCACGCCACCTTCGCCACCCAGGCGGTGGTGCCGATGATGCGCCAGGCTGGCGGCGGCTCAATCATCAACTTCGGCTCGGTGGGCTGGATGATGGCATCGGCCGGCTACCCTGTTTACGCGGCGAGCAAGGCTGCCACTCACGGCCTGACCCGAGGCCTGGCGCGGGATCTGGGCAAGGACCGGATTCGCGTCAACACCCTGGTGCCCGGCTGGGTGATGACCGAGAAGCAACTGGCCATGTGGGTCGACGAGTCGGCCAAGGAGCAGATTCGCCAGAACCAGTGCATGCCGGGCCAACTGCTGCCCGAACATATCGCCGACATGGCGTTGTTCCTGGCTTCGGACGCCGCGGCGATGTGCACGGCACAGAATTTCATTGTCGACGGAGGCTGGGTATGA
- a CDS encoding translocation/assembly module TamB domain-containing protein produces MKRALKYAGLSLASLLALLIVLLVWMLATSAGSRWTLSLVPGLQVDGFEGRLGGRWTADQVLWRQGDDQVLVRQPLLDWSPACLLRLTLCIDTLRSERIELNFAASDTPPSEEPFSLPQIDLPLAVQVGEVWIGSLQLNGDDQLQGLELAANWASDGLNISRLHVQRDDLVVDLQGRLLPSGEWPLSLQGSAALPSPDGKEWDLALRVEGDLRQSLALTVDSSGYLAGRLSGEVQPLVEHLPATLTFTADGFKAEASLPDTLRLNGLTLRAAGNLQDGYGIDGVATLPAEGGPVALALRGRIDAKGADIATLRLAAAENQYLAVNGRLDWQQGFSADSHVDWQDFPWLRLYPLEEAPPVTLKKLTGDLSYENGNYLGNLSAALDGPAGAFSVQTPLSGDLQQVHLPQLQVRAGQGKIDGQVTVGFADAVSWDAQLQVSDFDPAYWVAELPGRIAGPVRSKGQLRDGRLELTGDLDLQGRLRGQPAQLQTTVAGAGERWELSALSVRLGDNRIDGRGQLDQRLQGELRIALNRLGQLWPGLQGQATGRLDLAGSLQAPQGTFDLNGQGLAFEDMRLRQLGLDATLDGNGQAKVQVRGQGIASGDTQVGDLTINGNGSQRQQQMDLSLQGPQLQTHLALDGTLDQGNWRGRLSRVEVQAGGQDWRLQQPASLVRLASGEIDLGAHCLRSGGASLCGENQRLQPEPKIRYRLADFPLDSLSPWFPKDFAWEGKLNADVHLDLPAAGPSGRVVVDAGSGTWRARDDGQWVDFTYDSLRLSSELKPQRIDTELNLRGPKIGELMVQAQLDPRPQNKPLSGQFRLSGLDLAIARPFVPMVESLSGRLDGSGNLSGDLLKPLVNGQLALSNGEISGGELPTSFEDLQIRALIAGESLQLNGNWRSGERGQGSLNGELAWGEQLSGSLSVQGSRLPVVVEPYANLEVEPDMQVRLANDQLSVSGKVSIPSGKIVVRELPPSTVKVSDDAVIVGAEAREQQAVAISMDIDVEVGSDKLTFSGFGLNAELAGRVHIGDDMDTRGELNLNKGNFRGYGQRLTIRRARLLFAGPIDQPFLDIEAIRKVDEVVAGLRLTGSADQPRTEVFSEPAMSQEQALSYLVLGRPLSTGSEDSNMLAQAALALGVAGSSGVTGSVAQSLGIQDFQLDTEGSGNSTSVVASGNLSERLSLRYGVGVFEPVNTVALRYALSRRLYLEAASGLASSLDLFYKRDF; encoded by the coding sequence GTGAAGCGGGCGCTCAAGTATGCCGGGCTCAGCCTGGCGAGCCTGCTGGCACTGCTGATCGTGCTGCTGGTGTGGATGCTGGCGACCTCTGCCGGCAGCCGCTGGACCCTGAGCCTGGTGCCCGGGCTGCAGGTGGATGGATTCGAGGGACGCCTGGGCGGCCGCTGGACGGCCGACCAGGTGCTCTGGCGCCAGGGTGACGACCAGGTGCTGGTTCGCCAGCCGTTGCTCGACTGGTCGCCGGCCTGCCTGCTGCGCCTGACCCTGTGCATCGATACGCTACGCAGCGAACGCATCGAGCTGAACTTCGCCGCCAGCGACACACCGCCGAGCGAGGAGCCTTTCAGCCTGCCGCAGATCGATCTGCCGCTGGCCGTGCAGGTGGGTGAGGTATGGATCGGCAGCCTGCAGCTCAACGGTGATGACCAACTGCAGGGGCTGGAACTGGCGGCCAACTGGGCGAGCGACGGTCTGAATATCAGCAGGCTGCATGTACAGCGTGATGATCTGGTCGTCGACCTGCAGGGCAGGCTGCTGCCGAGCGGCGAATGGCCGCTGAGCTTGCAGGGCAGCGCTGCGCTGCCGTCGCCGGATGGCAAAGAGTGGGACCTGGCGCTGCGGGTCGAGGGTGATCTGCGTCAGAGTCTGGCGCTGACGGTCGACAGCAGCGGCTACCTGGCAGGGCGTCTGAGCGGTGAGGTTCAGCCGCTGGTCGAGCACCTTCCGGCGACACTGACGTTCACCGCCGACGGCTTCAAGGCCGAAGCATCGCTGCCCGATACCCTTCGCCTGAACGGTTTGACCTTGCGGGCCGCGGGCAATCTGCAGGACGGTTACGGTATCGATGGCGTCGCCACCCTGCCAGCCGAAGGTGGTCCGGTCGCCCTGGCGCTGCGCGGACGCATCGACGCCAAGGGGGCGGATATCGCCACCCTGCGCCTGGCGGCAGCGGAGAACCAGTACCTGGCTGTCAACGGACGCCTGGACTGGCAGCAAGGCTTCAGCGCCGACAGCCATGTCGATTGGCAGGACTTTCCCTGGCTGCGCCTGTATCCGCTGGAGGAGGCGCCACCGGTCACCCTGAAAAAGCTCACCGGCGACCTCTCTTATGAGAACGGCAACTACCTTGGCAATCTGTCCGCGGCACTGGATGGCCCAGCCGGCGCCTTCAGCGTGCAGACGCCGCTCAGTGGTGACCTGCAGCAGGTGCATTTGCCGCAACTGCAGGTCCGCGCCGGGCAGGGCAAGATCGATGGCCAGGTGACGGTCGGTTTCGCCGATGCGGTGAGCTGGGATGCGCAACTGCAGGTCAGTGATTTCGATCCCGCCTACTGGGTCGCCGAGCTGCCCGGGCGTATCGCCGGGCCGGTGCGCAGCAAGGGACAGTTACGCGATGGTCGCCTGGAACTGACCGGTGATCTTGACCTGCAGGGGCGCTTGCGTGGTCAACCTGCACAGCTGCAGACCACGGTAGCCGGCGCTGGAGAGCGCTGGGAGTTGAGCGCGCTCAGCGTGCGCCTGGGCGACAACCGTATCGACGGCCGTGGCCAGCTCGATCAGCGCCTGCAGGGCGAGCTGCGCATCGCTCTGAACCGCCTCGGCCAGCTATGGCCAGGGTTGCAGGGGCAGGCCACCGGGCGCCTCGATCTGGCCGGCAGCCTGCAGGCTCCGCAGGGCACGTTCGACTTGAACGGCCAGGGCTTGGCATTCGAGGACATGCGTCTGCGTCAACTGGGGCTGGACGCCACCCTGGATGGCAATGGGCAAGCCAAGGTGCAAGTGCGTGGCCAGGGGATCGCCAGTGGTGATACCCAGGTGGGCGACCTGACCATCAACGGCAATGGCAGCCAACGTCAGCAGCAAATGGATCTGAGCCTGCAGGGCCCCCAACTGCAGACCCATCTGGCGCTGGACGGCACCCTCGATCAGGGCAACTGGCGCGGTCGTCTGAGCCGTGTCGAGGTGCAGGCCGGTGGGCAGGATTGGCGTCTGCAGCAGCCTGCCTCCCTGGTGCGCCTGGCCAGCGGTGAGATCGACCTGGGCGCACATTGCCTGCGCTCCGGCGGGGCCAGTCTGTGCGGCGAGAACCAGCGCCTGCAACCGGAGCCGAAAATCCGTTATCGGCTTGCCGATTTCCCTCTCGACAGCCTGTCACCCTGGTTTCCAAAGGACTTCGCCTGGGAAGGCAAGCTCAACGCCGATGTGCATCTCGATCTGCCAGCGGCCGGTCCCAGCGGGCGGGTGGTGGTGGATGCCGGCAGCGGCACTTGGCGCGCCCGCGATGACGGGCAGTGGGTGGACTTCACCTACGACAGCCTTCGCCTGAGCAGCGAGCTGAAGCCTCAGCGTATCGACACCGAGCTGAACCTGCGCGGGCCGAAGATCGGCGAGCTCATGGTGCAGGCGCAGCTCGATCCGCGCCCGCAGAACAAACCGCTGTCCGGGCAATTCCGCCTGAGCGGCCTCGACCTGGCCATCGCGCGGCCGTTCGTGCCGATGGTGGAGAGCCTTTCGGGGCGTCTGGACGGCAGCGGCAATCTGTCCGGTGATCTGCTCAAGCCGCTGGTCAACGGTCAGTTGGCGCTCAGTAATGGGGAAATTTCCGGTGGCGAATTGCCGACCAGCTTCGAGGATCTGCAGATCCGTGCACTGATCGCCGGTGAGAGCCTGCAGCTCAACGGCAACTGGCGCAGTGGCGAACGTGGGCAGGGCTCGCTCAATGGTGAGCTGGCCTGGGGCGAGCAACTGAGCGGCAGCCTGAGCGTGCAGGGCAGCCGCCTGCCGGTGGTCGTCGAGCCCTATGCGAATCTGGAAGTGGAGCCGGACATGCAGGTGCGTCTGGCCAATGATCAACTCTCAGTCAGCGGCAAGGTGTCCATTCCCAGCGGCAAGATCGTGGTGCGCGAATTGCCGCCGTCGACGGTCAAGGTCTCCGATGATGCGGTCATCGTCGGCGCCGAGGCACGGGAGCAGCAGGCGGTGGCCATCAGCATGGACATCGACGTCGAGGTCGGTAGCGACAAGTTGACCTTCAGCGGCTTCGGCCTCAACGCCGAGTTGGCCGGACGAGTGCACATCGGTGACGACATGGACACCCGCGGTGAGCTGAACCTCAACAAGGGCAATTTCCGCGGCTACGGCCAGCGCCTGACCATCCGCCGCGCGCGCCTGCTGTTCGCCGGGCCCATCGACCAGCCGTTCCTCGATATCGAGGCGATCCGCAAGGTCGACGAGGTGGTCGCTGGCCTGCGTTTGACCGGCAGCGCCGATCAGCCGCGTACCGAGGTGTTTTCCGAGCCGGCGATGAGCCAGGAGCAGGCGTTGTCCTATCTGGTGCTGGGGCGACCCCTATCGACGGGCAGCGAAGACAGCAACATGCTGGCACAGGCGGCATTGGCACTTGGCGTGGCGGGCAGTTCCGGGGTTACCGGCTCGGTCGCGCAGAGCCTGGGCATTCAGGACTTCCAGCTGGATACCGAAGGCAGCGGCAACAGCACCAGCGTGGTCGCCAGCGGTAACCTTTCGGAGCGTCTGAGCCTGCGCTACGGCGTTGGCGTATTCGAACCGGTGAACACCGTGGCACTGCGTTACGCGCTCAGCCGGCGCCTGTATCTTGAGGCTGCGAGCGGTCTGGCGAGTTCTCTGGACCTGTTCTACAAACGTGACTTCTAG
- the mmsB gene encoding multiple monosaccharide ABC transporter permease gives MDTKTQPTRPSLLAHLKNHVRDYGMLMTLVVIMALFEVLTDGTLMRPVNLTNLFLQNSYIIIMALGMLLVIVSGHIDLSVGSVVGFVGAAAAVMMVQWGWSTSVVVPVCLLMGCLIGAAQGYWIAYWQIPSFIVTLAGMLVFRGLTLAVLDGQSIGPFSSSFQLMSNGFIPDIFSDTRPNITAIVLGALAAVLIIYLAVRARRRAKRYGIVDEPALFFVIKNGLIAGAIVYIAYLLATYRGLPNVLIIMAMLISAYTFLTNRTTLGRRIYAIGGNVKAAKLSGINTERLTFFAFVNMGMLAALAGLIFAARLNTATPKAGVSFELDVIAAVFIGGASMSGGVGKIIGAVIGALIMGVMNNGMSILGIGIEWQQVIKGLVLLAAVIFDVVNKNKSR, from the coding sequence ATGGATACGAAAACCCAACCGACCCGGCCCTCGTTGCTGGCCCACCTGAAGAACCACGTGCGCGACTACGGCATGCTGATGACCCTGGTGGTCATCATGGCGCTCTTCGAGGTGCTCACCGACGGTACCCTGATGCGCCCGGTGAACCTGACCAACCTGTTCCTGCAGAACAGCTACATCATCATCATGGCCCTGGGCATGCTTCTGGTGATCGTCTCCGGGCACATCGACCTGTCGGTGGGCTCGGTCGTCGGCTTCGTCGGCGCCGCAGCCGCGGTAATGATGGTGCAATGGGGCTGGTCGACCTCAGTGGTGGTGCCGGTGTGCCTGCTGATGGGCTGTCTGATCGGCGCTGCCCAGGGCTACTGGATCGCCTATTGGCAGATTCCCTCGTTCATCGTCACCCTGGCCGGCATGCTGGTGTTCCGTGGCCTGACCCTGGCCGTGCTCGATGGTCAGTCGATCGGCCCGTTCTCGAGCAGCTTCCAGTTGATGAGCAACGGCTTCATCCCGGACATCTTCAGCGATACGCGGCCGAACATCACCGCCATCGTGCTCGGCGCGCTGGCGGCCGTGCTGATCATCTACCTGGCCGTGCGTGCCCGGCGGCGTGCCAAGCGCTACGGCATCGTCGACGAGCCGGCGCTGTTCTTCGTCATCAAGAACGGCCTGATCGCCGGGGCCATCGTCTACATCGCCTACCTGCTGGCCACCTACCGGGGGCTGCCGAATGTACTGATCATTATGGCCATGCTGATCAGTGCCTACACCTTCCTGACCAACCGCACCACCCTGGGCCGGCGCATCTACGCCATCGGTGGCAACGTCAAGGCCGCCAAACTGTCGGGCATCAACACCGAACGGCTGACCTTCTTCGCCTTCGTCAACATGGGCATGCTCGCCGCTCTGGCCGGGCTGATCTTCGCCGCGCGCCTGAATACCGCCACGCCCAAGGCCGGGGTGTCCTTCGAACTCGACGTTATCGCCGCGGTGTTCATCGGTGGCGCATCGATGTCCGGCGGCGTGGGCAAGATCATCGGTGCAGTGATCGGCGCCCTGATCATGGGCGTGATGAACAACGGCATGTCGATCCTCGGGATCGGCATCGAGTGGCAGCAGGTGATCAAGGGCCTGGTGCTGCTGGCTGCGGTGATCTTCGACGTGGTCAACAAGAACAAATCCCGCTGA
- the chvE gene encoding multiple monosaccharide ABC transporter substrate-binding protein, with amino-acid sequence MNTVRKLVAAVAMGASLLSAASAGAAEKGYVGIAMPTKSSARWIDDGNNMVKQLEKAGYKADLQYAEDDIPTQVSQIENMMVKGVNVLVIAAIDGTTLTNTLENANAADIKVIAYDRLIRDSEYVDYYATFDNTKVGVLQAESLVKGMQARGPGPYNVELFGGSPDDNNAYFFYDGAMSVLQPLIDKGEIKILSGQTGMGKVGTLRWDGATAQSRMDNLLSANYTKEHLDGVLSPYDGISIGVLSSLKGVGYGSGDMPMPIVTGQDSEVPSVKSILADEQYSSIFKDTRQLAEVTVGMVKALLEGGEPQINDTKTYNNGKKVVPAYLLQPVTVDKSNWEKVLIDSGYYTKNQVQ; translated from the coding sequence ATGAACACTGTCCGTAAACTCGTGGCTGCCGTGGCCATGGGCGCCAGCCTGTTGAGTGCCGCGTCCGCAGGGGCCGCCGAAAAGGGTTACGTGGGTATCGCGATGCCCACCAAGTCGTCCGCCCGCTGGATCGACGATGGCAACAACATGGTCAAGCAACTGGAAAAGGCCGGCTACAAGGCCGACCTGCAGTACGCCGAAGACGACATCCCCACCCAGGTCTCGCAAATCGAAAACATGATGGTCAAGGGCGTCAATGTCCTGGTCATCGCGGCGATCGATGGCACCACCCTCACCAATACGCTGGAAAACGCCAATGCTGCGGATATCAAGGTCATCGCCTATGACCGCCTGATCCGCGACAGCGAGTACGTGGACTACTACGCCACCTTCGACAACACCAAGGTCGGCGTGCTGCAGGCCGAGTCGCTGGTCAAGGGCATGCAGGCGCGGGGCCCAGGCCCATACAACGTCGAGCTGTTCGGCGGTTCGCCAGACGACAACAACGCCTACTTCTTCTACGACGGCGCCATGTCGGTGCTGCAGCCACTGATCGACAAGGGCGAGATCAAGATCCTCTCCGGGCAGACCGGCATGGGCAAGGTCGGCACCCTGCGCTGGGATGGCGCCACTGCCCAGTCGCGCATGGACAACCTGCTGTCCGCCAACTACACCAAGGAGCACCTCGACGGTGTGCTGTCGCCCTATGACGGCATCTCCATCGGCGTTCTCTCGTCCTTGAAAGGCGTTGGTTATGGCTCGGGCGACATGCCGATGCCAATCGTCACTGGCCAGGACTCGGAGGTGCCGTCGGTGAAGTCCATCCTCGCCGACGAGCAGTATTCCTCGATCTTCAAGGATACCCGCCAGCTCGCCGAAGTGACCGTCGGCATGGTCAAGGCCCTGCTCGAAGGCGGCGAGCCGCAGATCAACGACACCAAGACCTACAACAACGGCAAGAAAGTCGTGCCGGCCTACCTGCTGCAGCCGGTCACGGTCGACAAGAGCAATTGGGAAAAGGTGTTGATCGACAGCGGTTACTACACCAAGAACCAGGTCCAGTAG
- the mmsA gene encoding multiple monosaccharide ABC transporter ATP-binding protein, with the protein MQQDIILEMRGITKTFPGVKALNDVNLKVRRGEIHALCGENGAGKSTLMKVLSGVYPHGSYEGEIVYEGKPLAFGGIRDSEREGIIIIHQELALVPLLSIAENLFLGNEIASNGVIDWPEVYQRTEVLLKKVGLDEIATTPVEKLGVGKQQLVEIAKALAKDVKLLILDEPTAALQENDSQKLLDLLLEFRAQGISSILISHKLNEVSRVADSITVLRDGASVSSMDCHTEAVSEETIIRGMVGRDMENRYPERIPEIGETLLEIRDWNVWHPESASRQMIRNVNLSVAAGEVVGIAGLMGAGRTELAMSVFGRSYGRNISGSVHLRGREIDVSTVRRAVDNGIAYVTEDRKSLGLVLDESILCNTTLANLPGVSSHGVIDEHEERRVAEQYREALHIRTPGVFQKVLNLSGGNQQKVVLSKWLFAKPEVLILDEPTRGIDVGAKFEIYSLINQLAADGKGVIIISSEMPELLGMCDRIYVMNEGAFLGELARADASQEKIMSMIVKA; encoded by the coding sequence ATGCAGCAAGACATCATTCTGGAAATGCGCGGCATCACCAAGACGTTCCCGGGGGTAAAAGCCCTGAACGACGTCAATCTCAAGGTGCGCCGCGGCGAGATCCATGCCCTGTGCGGTGAGAACGGCGCTGGCAAGTCGACCCTGATGAAGGTGCTCAGCGGCGTCTATCCCCACGGCAGCTACGAGGGCGAGATCGTCTACGAAGGCAAACCACTGGCTTTCGGCGGCATCCGCGACAGCGAGCGGGAAGGGATCATCATCATTCACCAGGAGCTCGCACTGGTGCCGCTGCTGTCCATCGCCGAGAACCTGTTTCTCGGTAACGAGATCGCCAGCAACGGCGTGATCGACTGGCCAGAGGTCTATCAGCGTACCGAGGTGTTGCTGAAAAAGGTCGGCCTCGACGAAATCGCCACCACGCCGGTCGAGAAGCTCGGTGTCGGCAAGCAGCAACTGGTGGAGATCGCCAAGGCGCTGGCCAAGGACGTCAAGCTGCTGATCCTCGATGAGCCCACAGCGGCCCTGCAGGAGAACGACAGCCAGAAGCTGCTCGATCTGTTGCTGGAGTTTCGCGCCCAGGGGATTTCCTCGATTCTGATTTCCCACAAGCTCAATGAAGTCAGCCGCGTCGCCGACAGCATCACGGTGCTGCGCGACGGCGCATCGGTCAGCAGCATGGATTGCCATACCGAGGCGGTCAGCGAAGAAACCATCATTCGCGGCATGGTTGGCCGCGATATGGAAAACCGCTACCCGGAGCGCATTCCCGAGATCGGCGAAACCCTGCTGGAGATCCGCGACTGGAACGTCTGGCACCCGGAGTCGGCATCCCGGCAGATGATCCGCAACGTCAACCTCAGCGTGGCTGCCGGTGAAGTAGTGGGCATCGCCGGGCTGATGGGGGCAGGGCGCACCGAGCTGGCCATGAGCGTGTTCGGCAGGAGCTACGGGCGCAACATCTCCGGCTCCGTGCACCTGCGCGGCAGGGAGATCGACGTCTCCACGGTGCGCCGCGCCGTCGACAACGGCATCGCCTACGTCACCGAGGACCGCAAGTCCCTGGGCCTGGTGCTCGACGAGAGCATCCTCTGCAACACCACCCTGGCCAATCTGCCGGGCGTATCGAGCCACGGCGTGATCGACGAGCACGAGGAGCGACGCGTCGCCGAGCAGTACCGCGAAGCGTTGCACATCCGCACGCCCGGGGTGTTCCAGAAGGTCCTCAACCTGTCCGGTGGCAACCAGCAGAAGGTGGTGCTGAGCAAATGGCTGTTCGCCAAACCCGAGGTGCTGATTCTCGATGAGCCGACCCGGGGCATCGACGTCGGCGCCAAGTTCGAGATCTACAGCCTGATCAACCAGCTCGCCGCCGACGGCAAGGGGGTGATCATCATTTCTTCGGAAATGCCCGAACTGCTCGGCATGTGCGACCGCATCTACGTAATGAACGAAGGCGCCTTCCTGGGCGAACTGGCGCGCGCAGACGCGAGCCAGGAAAAGATCATGTCGATGATCGTCAAGGCGTGA
- a CDS encoding LysR family transcriptional regulator, producing the protein MDIGIARHLKIPQLRLIAAIAEHGQLGLAADDLTITQPAASRMLAEIEHTLGARLFERNAKGMLPTLIGRALAQRSHNMLVELRDLAQDVEELKRGEGGITTVGAVTGAAVGFVIPAIRQLKAISPRADVHVNVAASDVLVHDLAAGKNDFVLARLPRGVNPADFEIFPARTETLKLMVRQDHPLANVDQVTLRDLSPYEWVMQSHRAPIREAMETAFLSAGAPLPTNITNTTSLLAMIAILVSSSAIAPLASEVPDLLLGDQVGARLKVLPLNVSIEMSPYYLLLVKGRQLSPVANRLRRLVAAGLNKQ; encoded by the coding sequence ATGGACATCGGGATCGCCCGACACCTGAAGATTCCCCAGTTGCGCCTGATCGCCGCGATCGCCGAGCACGGCCAGCTCGGCCTGGCGGCGGACGATTTGACCATCACTCAACCAGCCGCCTCGCGCATGCTCGCGGAGATCGAACATACCCTCGGCGCACGGCTGTTCGAGCGCAATGCCAAAGGCATGCTGCCGACCCTGATCGGCCGAGCGCTGGCGCAGCGTTCGCACAACATGCTGGTGGAACTGCGTGACCTGGCGCAGGACGTCGAGGAGCTCAAGCGCGGCGAAGGCGGTATCACCACGGTGGGCGCGGTGACCGGAGCGGCGGTGGGTTTCGTGATTCCGGCCATTCGCCAGCTCAAGGCGATCTCGCCACGGGCCGACGTGCACGTCAACGTGGCGGCCAGCGACGTGCTGGTGCATGACTTGGCGGCCGGCAAGAACGACTTCGTGCTCGCCCGCCTGCCCCGCGGCGTCAACCCGGCGGACTTCGAGATCTTCCCGGCGCGTACCGAAACCCTGAAGCTGATGGTGCGCCAGGATCATCCGCTGGCCAACGTCGATCAGGTGACGTTGCGCGACCTGTCTCCTTACGAATGGGTGATGCAAAGCCACCGGGCACCGATCCGCGAAGCGATGGAGACGGCCTTTCTCAGCGCTGGCGCGCCGCTGCCGACCAACATCACCAACACCACTTCATTGCTGGCGATGATCGCCATTCTGGTCTCGTCATCGGCCATCGCCCCGCTGGCCAGCGAGGTTCCTGACTTGCTGCTGGGCGATCAGGTCGGCGCCAGGCTGAAGGTGCTGCCGCTCAACGTGAGCATCGAGATGTCGCCGTACTACCTGCTGCTGGTCAAAGGCAGGCAGCTGTCGCCGGTCGCCAACCGCCTGCGCCGGCTGGTGGCTGCGGGCTTGAACAAGCAATGA
- the tpx gene encoding thiol peroxidase — MAQVTLRGNPVQVEGQLPQVGQQAPAFNLVGAGLADVSLSSLAGKRKVLNIFPSVDTPTCATSVRKFNSEASQLANTAVLCVSADLPFAQARFCGAEGLENVINLSTMRGAEFLKDYGVALSSGPLAGVAARAVVVLDENDKVLHSELVAEIGSEPDYEAALAVLK, encoded by the coding sequence ATGGCACAAGTAACCCTGCGCGGTAACCCGGTTCAGGTCGAAGGCCAACTGCCGCAAGTCGGTCAGCAGGCGCCGGCCTTCAATCTGGTCGGCGCTGGCCTGGCCGATGTCAGCCTGAGCAGCCTGGCGGGCAAGCGCAAAGTGCTGAACATTTTCCCGAGCGTCGACACTCCGACCTGCGCCACCTCGGTACGCAAGTTCAACAGCGAAGCCAGCCAGTTGGCCAACACCGCCGTGCTGTGCGTGTCCGCCGACCTGCCGTTCGCCCAGGCACGTTTCTGCGGCGCCGAAGGCCTGGAAAACGTGATCAACCTGTCGACCATGCGCGGTGCCGAGTTCCTCAAGGACTACGGTGTGGCCCTGAGTTCCGGCCCGCTGGCCGGCGTGGCTGCCCGCGCCGTGGTGGTGCTGGATGAAAACGACAAGGTGCTGCACAGCGAGCTGGTTGCCGAGATCGGCAGCGAGCCGGACTACGAGGCCGCTCTGGCCGTCTTGAAGTAA